In one window of Mytilus galloprovincialis chromosome 6, xbMytGall1.hap1.1, whole genome shotgun sequence DNA:
- the LOC143078626 gene encoding uncharacterized protein LOC143078626, with protein sequence MVSLIEFLKERNIPVYKVEEDKIDCQVILLLSDDELTKYIPIYGDRIAVKDFCKNQGGTGSKSKKKKTLLQKIRKRLHPSSKRNLFKTKKDIDESSSDSDDNPSTSKNIGNDHAAKSERRIELGWLMKEGDRMKQVRGPTGGGTRHLIVDKDTLVSTIKETALKLYFPEGISPRGKIENFVVDIMDFKRQSANLDLSVENIYDRSKMRLLRFYLLTVPKERDNTEQEKNSTTRTKENEDQESVSQLLRLENHENKSSHSSYNEHTSLNMCSDDEIQFGPVLADIDDIYDSTIPLNDIHTQSDSQPENSYIANDPGIITNSLGIIADGPGLINNEQLFLDPFHSVKISVHRGNLMIEMMKIFSDPTIMYATFFDVSMILPTGKAEEGVGEGIFRDCLTEFWNEFMDNCCIGNSQKVPTIRHDFQEEQWLSIGRIYTIKREDLIFGVASLLSTIN encoded by the exons atggTCTCCCTGATAgaatttttaaaagaaagaaacattCCTGTATACAAGGTAGAGGAAGATAAG ATTGATTGTCAAgtgatattattattgtctgaTGATGAACTGACAAAGTACATCCCTATCTATGGGGACAGGATAGCTGTGAAAGATTTTTGTAAGAACCAGGGTGGTACAGGTTCAAAGTCCAAAAAAAAGAAGACACtattacaaaagataagaaaaagaCTCCATCCATCATCAAAAAGAaacttgtttaaaacaaaaaaagatatagaTGAAAGCTCAAGTGATAGTGATGACAATCCTTCTACTTCCAAGAATATTGGAAATGATCATGCAGCAAAAAGTGAAAGGCGTATAGAACTTGGTTGGCTGATGAAAGAAGGAGATAGGATGAAACAAGTTCGCGGGCCAACTGGAGGGGGGACGAGACATCTTATTGTTGATAAAGATACTCTAGTGAGTACCATAAAAGAAACAGCTTTAAAACTTTACTTTCCAGAAGGAATATCACCCAGGGGTAAGATTGAAAATTTTGTGGTTGACATCATGGACTTTAAACGCCAGTCAGCTAATTTAGATTTGTCTGTAGAGAATATTTATGACCGAAGCAAAATGAGGCTGTTAAGGTTTTATTTACTAACTGTACCTAAAGAAAGGGATAACACTGAACAAGAAAAGAATTCAACAACAAGGACCAAAGAAAATGAAGACCAAGAAAGTGTTTCACAGCTGTTGAGgttagaaaaccatgaaaataaaagttCTCATAGTTCTTATAATGAGCATACCAGTTTGAACATGTGCAGTGATGATGAAATTCAGTTTGGACCTGTATTGGCTGATATTGATGATATCTATGACTCAACAATTCCTTTGAATGATATCCACACTCAATCTGACAGTCAGCCAGAGAATAGTTATATCGCCAATGATCCTGGAATAATCACTAATAGTCTTGGAATAATCGCCGATGGTCCTGGATTAATAAATAATGAACAATTATTTCTTGATCCATTCCATTCTGTGAAAATTAGTGTTCATAGAGGAAATTTAATGATagaaatgatgaaaatattttcaGATCCAACAATAATGTATGCTACATTTTTTGATGTCAGTATGATATTGCCAACTGGAAAAGCGGAAGAAGGGGTAGGGGAAGGAATTTTTAGAGATTGCCTTACTGAATTTTGGAATGAGTTTATGGACAATTGTTGCATTGGAAATTCACAGAAAGTCCCTACAATAAGACACGATTTTCAAGAGGAGCAGTGGCTGTCCATTGGcagaatctatactattaaacgagaagacctcatttttggtgtcgcttctcttctttccacaataaattaa